In Theileria parva strain Muguga chromosome 4 map unlocalized ctg_529, whole genome shotgun sequence, one DNA window encodes the following:
- the cdkal1 gene encoding Threonylcarbamoyladenosine tRNA methylthiotransferase domain protein, translated as MLGIISESGYAITDTMDSCDLVIINSCTVKNPSEHGMINYINQGLKLGKKIIVTGCIPQSDKLHPIFNNNNISLLGIMQIEKIVYVIENMLNGNRVVMLEKKKLPSLDLPKIRKNKLIEIIPISTGCLGSCTFCKTKHSRGVLNSYEIESILDRVESCISEGVKEIWLTSEDLGAYGIDLGTNIITLLHSIIAVLPKDIMLRLGMCNPPYIKKYISEVCEILRHENVFEFIHIPVQSCSDSVLEKMNREYKLEDFLHIVSVIKEKVPNCTIATDIICGFPTETHEDHQATVDTLRDLKLSVINISQYYSRKGTVSSGMKELDNNVKKNRSREVTNVFMSYENNSKFLNEQFKAYFNHINGDQLVGYNKYYIKLIVKNLKDPESYLGTTQHVKVINTHKWHLECEIL; from the exons ATGTTAGGAATTATCTCAGAGTCCGGCTACGCCATAACTGACACCATGGACTCGTGTGActtagtaataattaacagtTGTACCGTAAAAAATCCGAGTGAGCACggaatgataaattatataaatcaAGGCCTAAAACTTGGGAAGAAGATTATAGTCACGGGCTGTATTCCACAATCTGATAAACTACACCCCATCTTCAACAATAACAACATCTCACTTCTag GAATAATGCAGATAGAGAAGATAGTGTATGTGATTGAGAATATGTTGAATGGGAACAGGGTAGTGATGTTGGAGAAGAAGAAGTTGCCGAGTTTAGACTTACCAAAAATCAGGAAAAACAAGCTCATTGAAATTATTCCAATATCCACCGGCTGCCTTGGATCTTGCACCTTCTGCAAAACCAAACACTCGAG GGGAGTGTTGAATAGTTATGAGATAGAGTCGATATTGGACCGTGTGGAGTCGTGTATTTCAGAGGGTGTGAAGGAGATTTGGCTAACATCGGAGGATTTGGGCGCGTACGGGATTGATCTGGGCACTAATATCATCACTCTACTACACTCAATCATCGCAGTTCTTCCCAAAGACATCATGCTCAG GTTGGGAATGTGTAATCCTCCgtatataaaaaagtaTATAAGTGAGGTGTGTGAGATATTAAGGCATGAGAACGTGTTCGAGTTTATTCACATCCCAGTGCAGAGTTGCAGTGACTCCGTGCTGGAAAAGATGAACAGAGAATATAAACTCGAGGATTTTCTGCACATCGTCTCGGTTATTAAGGAGAAAGTCCCCAACTGCACCATCGCAACTGACATCATCTGCGGATTCCCAACTGAGACCCACGAAGACCATCAGGCGACAGTAGACACACTACGTGACCTCAAACTCTCCGTCATCAACATCTCACAATATTACTCAAGGAAAG GAACGGTGAGTAGTGGTATGAAGGAGTTGGACAATAATGTGAAGAAGAACAGGAGTAGGGAAGTTACTAATGTGTTCATGTCGTACGAAAACAACTCAAAGTTCCTGAATGAGCAGTTTAAAGCTTATTTTAACCACATTAACGGCGACCAGCTTGTAGGatacaataaatattacatCAAACtcattgttaaaaatttaaaagacCCAGAGTCATATCTCGGAACTACTCAACACGTCAAAGTCATCAACACACATAAATGGCATCTGGAATGTGAAATACTCTGA